In Chiloscyllium plagiosum isolate BGI_BamShark_2017 chromosome 1, ASM401019v2, whole genome shotgun sequence, the sequence gttggaaatactcagcaggtcatcTACCATCCGAAGAGAAAGAAACAAGAGTTTGTtacatgtaggtttgctcgctgagctggaaggtttgttttcagatgttttgtcatcatacAAAGTAATatcaatgagcctctggatgaagcactggtcgTATGacttgctttctatttgtgtttaggtttccttgggttggtgatattgtttcctgttgtgatgccatttcctgttcattttctcagggggtggtaaatgggatccaagtcaaaatgcttgttgatagagttccagttggaatgccatgtttcttggAATTCTTGCTCGTGTCtatgtttgacttgtcctaggatggatgtgttttctCAGTTGAAGTGgtgcatgtaaggatactagtgagagtggacaatgtctttttgtgactagttgatgttcatgtatcatggtgactagttttctgcctgtttgtccaatgtagtttttgttacagttcttgcacggtattttataaatgacattagttttgcttgttgactgtatagggtctttcaagttcattagctgctgttttagtgtgttggtgggtttgtgggctaccatgatgccgcagtctggcagtcatttccaagatgtctttgatgtaggggagagtggctaaggtttctggatgggttttgtctgcttgtttgggtttttgcagagaaattggcagactgtgttcattgggtatccattctttttgaatacactatataggtgattttcctctgctcttcgtagttcctctgtgctgcaggatGTGgtgctcattgaaataatgttctaatacagcttcatttgtggatgttgggatccACCTACAGATCTGTATCTTTAcgtatagatgaggaaggacaccacttcgactgggaagacacttccatcctaggacaagccaaacagacatgcatgagaattccttgaagcatggcattccaaccggaactctatcaacaaacacattgacttgaatcccatttaccaccccctgagaaaaagaacaggaaatgacatcaccaacccaaggaaacttaaacacataaacagaaagcaggccataaaaccagtgcttcattcagaggctcactggtgatgttacctagtatggtgacgaaatgtctgaaaactaaccttccagctcagcatgcaaacctacatccagaacctcaacctgagctgcaaatcttctcaaaacttgttagTTTATGTTACAAGCTAGTAACCTCTTTATAAGGTATTTTGTTGTTTTATATACTTTTCACAACCTCAAGTGATGACAAAACACTTTACAATGATGTGCGCTTTTTTTTGAAGTTGTGCCATTGCTGTGTTGTAGTTATTCATTTGCTAAAAACTAGTGCTCTAATAGTAATGTTAGGCCACTTAAGTGTTTATGTAAAAGTGCCATGCAAAAAATGTTGGCAGCAAGTGTTCCACCTTTTTCACCAAACACATTTTGTCACAGAAGTCTAACCAGTTCTGTCAGTGGTAACACTTCCAAAAgccagtaaaattgatgtttcgggcaaaagaccttaatcaggtattcctgatgaagggcttttgcccgaaatgtcaatttttactgctcctcggatgctgcctgaactgctgtgcttttccagcaccattccattccagaatctggtttccagcatttgcagtcattgtttttacctacttccAAAAGCCACCATCATGACAATTGTAGCTAAAAAGAATAAGCAAGTAACCTCTATAATCAAAAAAGCCATTTGGCCTGAGACAATTTGGAGCCAGAGATTCTTTCAAATAGCTGGTCATTCTAACTACATTGCATGCCCTTGCTTTTCAATTTATCATCGGACATTATTACATATAAACTGCATCTATAGACAAAACTCAAACTCTTCAGAAAATGACGTTGAAAGACCAaatgcaaaaaaattaaaaataaattcttcctATAAGATATCAAATGAGGGAAGTTCTGAATGTTCCTTGGCATTTTCAAATTGCGACATTTCTGATTGTTTATGCAATTCAACGGTTTATCTTGTCATTTATCAAAACACTGTCTTTTGGAACCTTGTTTTTGAAttgtctgttgagtttctctacaTTATAGCACTGATCACATTTCAATAATACTTTATTGGCTGTGATCTTTCATTCTAATGTTCATTTCTTTGATCATCCAACTGACATTTCCCTCTTTTGCCTTCAGGTCTGAGCACAATTTGGATGGTTTTGACAGAATGACAGCTGAAGACTCCAGTACCATGATGAGTACAGATTCTTGCAATATATCTTCAACTAAGGTCCACGAAGGTGTTGCTGGTGCCCCTAATGAAGCTACCTTGCTTGCACTTTTGGAACGTACAGGCTACACAATGGTTCAAGAAAATGGCCAACGTAAATATGGCGGCCCTCCCCCTGGTTGGGAGGGCCATCCTCCGCCCCGTGGTTGTGAGGTCTTTATTGGCAAAATTCCACGCGATGTTTATGAAGATGAACTTGTCCCTGTTTTTGAGTCGGTGGGGCGGATGTATGAGATGCGTCTGATGATGGACTTTGATGGTAAAAACCGAGGTTATGCCTTTGTCATGTTTACAGCTAAGCATGAAGCCAAACGAGCTGTCAGAGAGCTTAATAACTATGAGATTCGCCCTGGGAGGTTGCTGGGTGTTTGCAGCAGTGTGGACAACTGCAGACTTTTCATTGGAGGCattccaaaaatgaaaaaaagagagGAGATTTTAGAAGAGATTTCTAAAGTAACAGAAGGTGTGTTAGATGTGATTGTCTATGCCAGTGCTGCTGACAAGATGAAGAACCGAGGATTTGCTTTTGTAGAATATGAAAGTCACCGGGCAGCAGCCATGGCACGAAGAAAGTTGATGCCTGGAAGAATCCAGCTGTGGGGTCACCAAATTGCGGTCGACTGGGCTGAACCAGAGATAGATGTTGATGAAGATGTGATGGAAACTGTTAAAATTCTTTACGTGAGAAATCTGATGATTGAAACCATGGAGGACACGATTAAAAAAATCTTCAGTCAGTTTAATCCCGGCTGTGTAGAGCGAGTAAAGAAAATTCGCGATTATGCTTTTGTTCATTTCACTACCAGGGAAGATGCAGTTCTTGCCATGGAGAAATTAAATGGCATTGATCTTGAAGGTTCCTATATTGAGGTGACCCTTGCCAAGCCTGTGGACAAAGAGCAATATAGTCGTTACCAGAAAGCAGCAAAAGGGGGACCAACAGAAACACCTCAAGCAAACATTGTTTACTCATGTGATCCCTACACACTAGCCTATTATGGGTATCCCTACAACACACTAATTGGTCCGAACAGAGAATATTTTGCCAAAGGTTAGTAAAATATTATGACTTGAACAAATTGATCAGTATTTTGCAATAGAGTGAAATATGTTTTTTGTTTGACTGtgtcataatttaaattgatttatcACAAGTTACATGCCTGTTTTTTATATTTcaccatttttatttccattgtatCATGGCTATCGTATTGTACCTACATTTACAATATAGGtatatatttaaattaattttggtTTATATCTGAACATCTGTAGTTGGCGAGGatagaaaaaaatcattttctgatTGGGAAGATCTGAATCTTGGATTGTTAGCgatgttttatttcagttttggcAAGATCAAAGTTATGGCCTAAATGTCCATGCAAATCTTTGTATTCATTGTTGCTTTGTTCAGTATTTTACTGAtatgaagggtggtaaggacaagccagggaactatagaccagtgagcctgatgtcggtggtgggcaagttgttgcagggaatcctgagggacaggatgtacatatatttggaaaggcaaggactgattagggatagtcaacatgactttgtgcatgggaaatcatgtctcccaaacttgattgagttttttgaagaagtaacaaagaggattgatgagggcagagcagtagatgtcatctatatggacttcagtaaggcatttgacagggttccccatgtgagactggttagcaatgttagatctcacagaacaaacgatttggatacagaactggctcaaaggtaaaagatagtgggtggtggtggagggttgtttttcagactggaggcctgtaaccagtggagtgccacaaggatcgttctGGGTTcttgactttttgtcatttacataaatgatttggatgtgagcataagaggtacagttagtaagtttgctgatgacaccaaaattggaggtatagtggacagcgaagagggctaatttagattacaacaggatctggaccagatgggccaatgggctgagaagtggcagatggagtataatttagataaatgcgtggtgctgcattttgggaaagcaaatcttagcaggccttatacacttaatggtaaggtcctagggagtgttgctgaacaaagagaccttggagtgcaggttcatagctccttgaaagtggagtcgcaggtagataggatagtgaagaaggcgtttggtatgctttcttttattggtcagagtattgagtacaggagttgggaggtcatgttgcggctgtacaggacattgcttaggccactgttggaatattgcatgcaaatctggtttccagatgttgtgaaacttgaaagggttcagaaaagatttacatggatgttgccagggttggaggatttgagctatagggagaggctgaacaggttggggctgttttccctggagcttcggaccttatagaggcttacaaaattatgaggggcatggataggataaatagacaaagtcttttctctggcgccgggaagtccagaactagagggcataggtttagggtgagaggggaaagatattaaagagacctaagtggcaactttttcacgcagagggtggtacgtgtatggaatgagctgccagaggatgtggtggagcctgatacaattgcaacatttaaaagacatttggatgggtatatgaataggaagggtttggaaggatatgggccgggtgctggcaggtgggactagattgggttgggatatctggtcatggacgggttggaccgaagggtctgtttccatgctgtacatctcttgacTCTATATAATGGTTAAAAATCTCAGATATCCGGACAAACTAAAAGTCCAGTGCTGTATAGATATTTGTTTATTCTTTAGCTTACCTAAAGCAATACTGAAATAATTAGATATTTTATACTTTTAATTTTTATATTATTGTTGGTACAACTATGGGACAAAATTAGGTATTAATTTTATGAAAATTGTATTGGAAGTTCCCACACTTACTACTTATGAGAACATGAATGTGTAGTCCTTAGATTACTGGCACTAATAGCCTAGAGGTTGCAGGTTCATACCTTATACTGATCATGATGTGAAATTGAGATCAATGGAAATCAGCCTGCGTTCTTTTGAATTTGGGAGGGTgtgaagtgatctcattgaaatgacaCAAACCTGAACAAAATTGAGTTGTGAGGAGTATACCAGTAGGCTTCAAGGTGATTTGGACTCGttaactgagtgggcaaataaATGGCAAATTCAGTACCATGTGGCTAAATGTGAATTATACActtcagtttgaaaaacaaaggaagagtattattttaaaaagggaattaTTGGTAAGTGTGGCGATACAAGAGAATGTTTATTACTCACTTATTTTGTTGCTTCTGctatgtttcttttttttgtgtttaagAACTCTTATTCAGGTAACTGTCCCCACCTTGCTCACATAACTTGACAATATCTTTGATGCACTTTTTGATCTGTCACACATTTATCGCTGTTGTTCTGTGCATTGTTATACCATGTTCATATTTTTCAtcacactttgttttaaacaggcTTTTTATTACTTCATCCTAAAACCTTTCGATACCTGGAGTATTATCTTTTATCAATTATCATTTTGTTCTCTGCTCTCATCCCCTGTCTGTTATTTGTAAGTTACTATCACACTTGCCTTAAATTCTATCTGAACATCCAATTCTCTTCATTAGTTCAAAGTCCTTTCTATTGCTCTATTTATTCTTTTCAGACCTTTGCCTAGCCTGGTCTGGGTGAAGCCCATTTCCTATCCCAGCACTGGTGTCAGTTTCCTGTTATAAAACCTCTTCTTTtgttcatccatatgtttaattTCCTGCCTTATTTGTCTCTATGCCAATTAATATGGACTAGGTGATAATCCCAATATTACCACCCTCAAAGTAATTTGTTAAAAATCTAGCTCCTTCCTTGTGTGACTTGTTTATCAGGACCTCTCCCTATTCTTTTGTGACGATACCgcggctttaagaggtgtgttttgttcaggtttcttttagagagagacTGGGGGACAGATTAACAACGTGAGgtcttgggtgttttttttttaagaattagaacaatagaagctgcCTAAATGGATGTGGTCAAGCTCCTAACCACtgaatcaggatttttttttagtttttatcaGTGGCAGAAGCTGCTCGGGTTGTGAAACAGCTGTCACAATTCTTTTTGCTACAGTTGAAAGCTGgagttctcactctctctcagaaTTGCGTTTTGATGTTCGATGTTCATTCCTCCTagactggagaactgcatgtgaacaatccattttctgaatttgccttttgccaaggatgtgtttatggaatgttactatattagaacagttacaATTTAGTAATAAAACAAtcttttattctgttaagttttccaatagagttaagttgttccaagttcctctttgaggagaaagtgaggactgcagagctgaaaatgtgttgctggaaaagcgcagcaggtcaggcagcatccaaggaacaggagaatcgatgtttcgNNNNNNNNNNNNNNNNNNNNNNNNNNNNNNNNNNNNNNNNNNNNNNNNNNNNNNNNNNNNNNNNNNNNNNNNNNNNNNNNNNNNNNNNNNNNNNNNNNNNNNNNNNNNNNNNNNNNNNNNNNNNNNNNNNNNNNNNNNNNNNNNNNNNNNGggggggagaggtcaggaagatgattgcaggttaggaaggcggtgctgagttcgagggatttgactgagacaaggtgaggggaggggaaatgaggaaactggagaaatctgagttcatcccttgtggttggagggttcccaggcagaagatgaggtgctcttcctccaaccgtcatgttgccatggtctggcgatggaggaNNNNNNNNNNNNNNNNNNNNNNNNNNNNNNNNNNNNNNNNNNNNNNNNNNNNNNNNNNNNNNNNNNNNNNNNNNNNNNNNNNNNNNNNNNNNNNNNNNNNNNNNNNNNNNNNNNNNNNNNNNNNNNNNNNNNNNNNNNNNNNNNNNNNNNNNNNNNNNNNNNNNNNNNNNNNNNNNNNNNNNNNNNNNNNNNNNNNNNNNNNNNNNNNNNNNNNNNNNNNNNNNNNNNNNNNNNNNNNNNNNNNNNNNNNNNNNNNNNNNNNNNNNNNNNNNNNNNNNNNNNNNNNNNNNNNNNNNNNNNNNNNNNNNNNNNNNNNNNNNNNNNNNNNNNNNNNNNNNNNNNNNNNNNNNNNNNNNNNNNNNNNNNNNNNNNNNNNNNNNNNNNNNNNNNNNNNNNNNNNNNNNNNNNNNNNNNNNNNNNNNNNNNNNNNNNNNNNNNNNNNNNNNNNNNNNNNNNNNNNNNNNNNNNNNNNNNNNNNNNNNNNNNNNNNNNNNNNNNNNNNNNNNNNNNNNNNNNNNNNNNNNNNNNNNNNNNNNNNNNNNNNNNNNNNNNNNNNNNNNNNNNNNNNNNNNNNNNNNNNNNNNNNNNNNNNNNNNNNNNNNNNNNNNNNNNNNNNNNNNNNNNNNNNNNNNNNNNNNNNNNNNNNNNNNNNNNNNNNNNNNNNNNNNNNNNNNNNNNNNNNNNNNNNNNNNNNNNNNNNNNNNNNNNNNNNNNNNNNNNNNNNNNNNNNNNNNNNNNNNNNNNNNNNNNNNNNNNNNNNNNNNNNNNNNNNNNNNNNNNNNNNNNNNNNNNNNNNNNNNNNNNNNNNNNNNNNNNNNNNNNNNNNNNNNNNNNNNNNNNNNNNNNNNNNNNNNNNNNNNNNNNNNNNNNNNNNNNNNNNNNNNNNNNNNNNNNNNNNNNNNNNNNNNNNNNNNNNNNNNNNNNNNNNNNNNNNNNNNNNNNNNNNNNNNNNNNNNNNNNNNNNNNNNNNNNNNNNNNNNNNNNNNNNNNNNNNNNNNNNNNNNNNNNNNNNNNNNNNNNNNNNNNNNNNNNNNNNNNNNNNNNNNNNNNNNNNNNNNNNNNNNNNNNNNNNNNNNNNNNNNNNNNNNNNNNNNNNNNNNNNNNNNNNNNNNNNNNNNNNNNNNNNNNNNNNNNNNNNNNNNNNNNNNNNNNNNNNNNNNNNNNNNNNNNNNNNNNNNNNNNNNNNNNNNNNNNNNNNNNNNNNNNNNNNNNNNNNNNNNNNNNNNNNNNNNNNNNNNNNNNNNNNNNNNNNNNNNNNNNNNNNNNNNNNNNNNNNNNNNNNNNNNNNNNNNNNNNNNNNNNNNNNNNNNNNNNNNNNNNNNNNNNNNNNNNNNNNNNNNNNNNNNNNNNNNNNNNNNNNNNNNNNNNNNNNNNNNNNNNNNNNNNNNNNNNNNNNNNNNNNNNNNNNNNNNNNNNNNNNNNNNNNNNNNNNNNNNNNNNNNNNNNNNNNNNNNNNNNNNNNNNNNNNNNNNNNNNNNNNNNNNNNNNNNNNNNNNNNNNNNNNNNNNNNNNNNNNNNNNNNNNNNNNNNNNNNNNNNNNNNNNNNNNNNNNNNNNNNNNNNNNNNNNNNNNNNNNNNNNNNNNNNNNNNNNNNNNNNNNNNNNNNNNNNNNNNNNNNNNNNNNNNNNNNNNNNNNNNNNNNNNNNNNNNNNNNNNNNNNNNNNNNNNNNNNNNNNNNNNNNNNNNNNNNNNNNNNNNNNNNNNNNNNNNNNNNNNNNNNNNNNNNNNNNNNNNNNNNNNNNNNNNNNNNNNNNNNNNNNNNNNNNNNNNNNNNNNNNNNNNNNNNNNNNNNNNNNNNNNNNNNNNNNNNNNNNNNNNNNNNNNNNNNNNNNNNNNNNNNNNNNNNNNNNNNNNNNNNNNNNNNNNNNNNNNNNNNNNNNNNNNNNNNNNNNNNNNNNNNNNNNNNNNNNNNNNNNNNNNNNNNNNNNNNNNNNNNNNNNNNNNNNNNNNNNNNNNNNNNNNNNNNNNNNNNNNNNNNNNNNNNNNNNNNNNNNNNNNNNNNNNNNNNNNNNNNNNNNNNNNNNNNNNNNNNNNNNNNNNNNNNNNNNNNNNNNNNNNNNNNNNNNNNNNNNNNNNNNNNNNNNNNNNNNNNNNNNNNNNNNNNNNNNNNNNNNNNNNNNNNNNNNNNNNNNNNNNNNNNNNNNNNNNNNNNNNNNNNNNNNNNNNNNNNNNNgtcaaatccctcgaactcagcaccgccttcctaacctgcaatcttctccctgacctctccgcccccaccccactccagcctattaCCCtccccttgacctccttccacctatcgcatttccaacacccctcccccaagtacctcctccctaccttttatcttagcctgcttggcccactttcctcattcctgaagaagggcttatgcctgaaacatcgattctcctgttccttggatgctgcctgacctgctgcgcttttccagcaacacattttcaaccaatTTCCTCTttcctttgttgtattttaactattgtgtttgaatttactttgTTTTGCTTAATTGGGTGtagcttgaccaatcaaattgtatatggacacagcacctcacatttaccttttaaaataagaaaacgttggGGTCTAGATTTTCTTAACACATTTTGAGggaggtctggtctggtccataacactttcaTGTCATTGGTTCTAATGTGGGTGTATGACAATTGGTTGTTCTTTGTCCCATTCTGTTTGTTTCCAGCTGCTTCTGGAAAATATTGTCCTTTTTCCCACTGTTTTTCCTTCCTTCTTCCCTTTATTTCCCATTTGCCTTTTCTCTCTATTTCCCTTTCTCTCCCAGCAGGGTTCCTACCGCTGTCATGCTACTGGAAGTGACCTatattgagagaagaaatttccatTATCACAAATGCAGAAGTCTAGGTTAGCTATAAACATGGACATTCAAACCACATCCTGAAAATGCCACCTGTCAACACCAAACTCATTGAGTTACATAAAGAATCTTTTTGCTCTTCACCTCAATATGGGCCATGATATAGCAGCCCAAGCAAAATCATTTCCCTCGGTACCAGATTGGAATGATAGCTCTTCTCTATGAACACGTCCTGCTCAATTGATGTTATCTTGACTTTAGAAGAAATTATGAGTTTCTGCAGGCATGTTGCATGGGTCACAAAATATCAGACTTGGAAAGAAGATTGCAGCTACCCTAGGTTGCCCTGTAGGACTGTCAGATGGGAAGTGTTACGCTTTTAAGCtttaagaaaagcagaaattattCATACAACTGGTAAGATTGATTAGTGATTCCATTGTCAAGGTCAGGGAGCATTCAACATTAAAACTATTCACGCagtgaaattaaagaaaaacgtGTCAATCAAAATTGATTTCCACTATTATCAGATGAGCGTCCAGCAACACACATCTTAAAAAGCCAACTTTTTA encodes:
- the rbm47 gene encoding RNA-binding protein 47 isoform X1, producing MRSEHNLDGFDRMTAEDSSTMMSTDSCNISSTKVHEGVAGAPNEATLLALLERTGYTMVQENGQRKYGGPPPGWEGHPPPRGCEVFIGKIPRDVYEDELVPVFESVGRMYEMRLMMDFDGKNRGYAFVMFTAKHEAKRAVRELNNYEIRPGRLLGVCSSVDNCRLFIGGIPKMKKREEILEEISKVTEGVLDVIVYASAADKMKNRGFAFVEYESHRAAAMARRKLMPGRIQLWGHQIAVDWAEPEIDVDEDVMETVKILYVRNLMIETMEDTIKKIFSQFNPGCVERVKKIRDYAFVHFTTREDAVLAMEKLNGIDLEGSYIEVTLAKPVDKEQYSRYQKAAKGGPTETPQANIVYSCDPYTLAYYGYPYNTLIGPNREYFAKAGTVRGRGRGAAGNRAAGPRGSYLGGYSAGRGIYSRYHEGKAKQQDKAYELIPSLDLATVSPVAMKPGAVAIPSIGTQYQVFQAAPGTKLMEDSKMHPMEHVLNPIAVQTDPNGTAIIPSVSTPPPFQTRPITPVYAMASNIQRIPTAGFYGASYVPIAAPASAATVATLQKNAATAAAVAAYGGYAGYVPQAFPAATFQVPLHDFYQTY
- the rbm47 gene encoding RNA-binding protein 47 isoform X2; translation: MTAEDSSTMMSTDSCNISSTKVHEGVAGAPNEATLLALLERTGYTMVQENGQRKYGGPPPGWEGHPPPRGCEVFIGKIPRDVYEDELVPVFESVGRMYEMRLMMDFDGKNRGYAFVMFTAKHEAKRAVRELNNYEIRPGRLLGVCSSVDNCRLFIGGIPKMKKREEILEEISKVTEGVLDVIVYASAADKMKNRGFAFVEYESHRAAAMARRKLMPGRIQLWGHQIAVDWAEPEIDVDEDVMETVKILYVRNLMIETMEDTIKKIFSQFNPGCVERVKKIRDYAFVHFTTREDAVLAMEKLNGIDLEGSYIEVTLAKPVDKEQYSRYQKAAKGGPTETPQANIVYSCDPYTLAYYGYPYNTLIGPNREYFAKAGTVRGRGRGAAGNRAAGPRGSYLGGYSAGRGIYSRYHEGKAKQQDKAYELIPSLDLATVSPVAMKPGAVAIPSIGTQYQVFQAAPGTKLMEDSKMHPMEHVLNPIAVQTDPNGTAIIPSVSTPPPFQTRPITPVYAMASNIQRIPTAGFYGASYVPIAAPASAATVATLQKNAATAAAVAAYGGYAGYVPQAFPAATFQVPLHDFYQTY
- the rbm47 gene encoding RNA-binding protein 47 isoform X3, translating into MTAEDSSTMMSTDSCNISSTKVHEGVAGAPNEATLLALLERTGYTMVQENGQRKYGGPPPGWEGHPPPRGCEVFIGKIPRDVYEDELVPVFESVGRMYEMRLMMDFDGKNRGYAFVMFTAKHEAKRAVRELNNYEIRPGRLLGVCSSVDNCRLFIGGIPKMKKREEILEEISKVTEGVLDVIVYASAADKMKNRGFAFVEYESHRAAAMARRKLMPGRIQLWGHQIAVDWAEPEIDVDEDVMETVKILYVRNLMIETMEDTIKKIFSQFNPGCVERVKKIRDYAFVHFTTREDAVLAMEKLNGIDLEGSYIEVTLAKPVDKEQYSRYQKAAKGGPTETPQANIVYSCDPYTLAYYGYPYNTLIGPNREYFAKAGTVRGRGRGAAGNRAAGPRGSYLGGYSAGRVAIPSIGTQYQVFQAAPGTKLMEDSKMHPMEHVLNPIAVQTDPNGTAIIPSVSTPPPFQTRPITPVYAMASNIQRIPTAGFYGASYVPIAAPASAATVATLQKNAATAAAVAAYGGYAGYVPQAFPAATFQVPLHDFYQTY
- the rbm47 gene encoding RNA-binding protein 47 isoform X4, whose translation is MTAEDSSTMMSTDSCNISSTKVHEGVAGAPNEATLLALLERTGYTMVQENGQRKYGGPPPGWEGHPPPRGCEVFIGKIPRDVYEDELVPVFESVGRMYEMRLMMDFDGKNRGYAFVMFTAKHEAKRAVRELNNYEIRPGRLLGVCSSVDNCRLFIGGIPKMKKREEILEEISKVTEGVLDVIVYASAADKMKNRGFAFVEYESHRAAAMARRKLMPGRIQLWGHQIAVDWAEPEIDVDEDVMETVKILYVRNLMIETMEDTIKKIFSQFNPGCVERVKKIRDYAFVHFTTREDAVLAMEKLNGIDLEGSYIEVTLAKPVDKEQYSRYQKAAKGGPTETPQANIVYSCDPYTLAYYGYPYNTLIGPNREYFAKVAIPSIGTQYQVFQAAPGTKLMEDSKMHPMEHVLNPIAVQTDPNGTAIIPSVSTPPPFQTRPITPVYAMASNIQRIPTAGFYGASYVPIAAPASAATVATLQKNAATAAAVAAYGGYAGYVPQAFPAATFQVPLHDFYQTY